In Candidatus Promineifilum breve, one genomic interval encodes:
- a CDS encoding FAD-dependent oxidoreductase encodes MSTIGTAAQPLRVAIIGAGPAGFYAAERLFKEPELVIEVDMYDRLPTPFGLVRNGVAPDHQKIKSVTAAFDRIAANPRFRFFGNVELGRDETVDDLKDYYHQILYSTGAQTDRPLGIPGDDLLGSHPATEFVAWYNGHPDYRDHHFDLTQERVAVVGVGNVAVDVARILCRTPEELLKTDIADYALEALRHSRVKEVYILGRRGPAQAAFTAPEAKELGELADCDTFVLPEEAELDPLSQASMASADRADLRKVEIIQELSRRQPVGKSKRLYLRFLVSPTELIGDEHGHVRQMKLVRNELHATDAGSLRPRATGHTETLDVGLVFRSIGYKGVALPGVPFHDSWGVIPNNGGRVVDPATQEPLVGQYTAGWIKRGPTGVIGTNKPDAAETVENMLADARQGLTLSPSHGTADEADVLVHLRQPCTISYADWQRLDALELSRGKEQGRPRIKFTRIDEMLDALDLKPASEPQ; translated from the coding sequence ATGTCCACCATTGGAACCGCTGCGCAACCATTGCGGGTTGCCATCATCGGCGCCGGGCCGGCCGGCTTCTATGCCGCCGAGCGCCTGTTCAAAGAGCCGGAGCTGGTCATTGAGGTCGATATGTATGATCGGCTGCCGACACCGTTTGGGCTGGTACGCAACGGCGTGGCCCCCGACCACCAGAAGATCAAGTCAGTGACGGCCGCCTTCGACCGCATTGCCGCCAATCCGCGCTTCCGCTTCTTCGGCAACGTGGAGTTGGGCCGCGACGAAACCGTCGATGACCTTAAGGATTATTACCACCAGATTCTCTACTCCACCGGCGCGCAAACCGACCGGCCGCTGGGCATTCCCGGCGACGACCTGCTGGGCAGCCACCCGGCGACGGAGTTCGTGGCCTGGTATAACGGCCACCCCGACTATCGCGATCATCACTTCGACCTGACCCAGGAGCGCGTGGCCGTCGTCGGTGTGGGCAACGTGGCCGTCGACGTGGCCCGCATCCTGTGCCGCACCCCGGAAGAACTGCTGAAGACCGACATCGCCGATTACGCCCTGGAGGCCCTGCGCCACAGCCGGGTCAAAGAGGTCTACATCCTCGGCCGGCGCGGCCCGGCCCAGGCCGCTTTCACCGCCCCCGAAGCTAAGGAGCTGGGCGAGCTGGCCGATTGCGACACCTTCGTCTTGCCGGAAGAGGCCGAACTCGACCCGCTGAGCCAGGCGTCGATGGCCTCGGCCGACCGGGCCGACCTGCGCAAGGTGGAGATCATCCAGGAGTTGTCCCGCCGCCAACCAGTGGGCAAATCGAAACGGCTCTACTTGCGCTTTCTGGTGTCGCCCACGGAGCTAATCGGCGACGAGCATGGGCACGTGCGCCAGATGAAGCTGGTGCGCAACGAACTCCATGCCACCGACGCCGGATCGCTCCGACCACGGGCCACCGGCCACACCGAAACGCTGGACGTGGGTCTGGTGTTTCGCTCCATCGGCTATAAGGGCGTGGCCCTGCCCGGCGTGCCTTTCCACGATAGCTGGGGGGTGATCCCCAACAACGGCGGCCGCGTGGTCGATCCGGCCACCCAGGAGCCGCTGGTCGGCCAATACACCGCCGGCTGGATCAAGCGCGGCCCGACCGGCGTCATCGGCACCAACAAGCCCGACGCGGCCGAGACGGTCGAAAACATGCTGGCCGACGCGCGCCAGGGCCTCACCCTGTCGCCCAGCCACGGCACGGCCGACGAGGCCGACGTCCTCGTCCATTTGCGCCAACCCTGCACGATCTCCTATGCCGATTGGCAGCGCCTCGACGCGCTGGAATTGAGCCGCGGCAAGGAGCAGGGCCGCCCGCGGATCAAGTTCACGCGGATTGACGAAATGTTGGACGCGCTCGATCTGAAGCCGGCGAGCGAGCCGCAATAG
- a CDS encoding ribonuclease H family protein produces the protein MPRLYLRASCRGNPGPGRWAAAVESAGEWQTYTNAEPMTTNNRMELTAAIEGLLLMPPGSQVQLFTTSDYLFQGATRWVKGWQAQGWLKKDGLPVANADLWRPLVDLAANYRVHWVNAKGSRLEGLERAGQALAGKSDGAM, from the coding sequence GTGCCCCGCTTGTATCTGCGGGCGTCGTGCCGGGGCAATCCGGGGCCGGGGCGGTGGGCGGCGGCCGTCGAATCGGCCGGTGAGTGGCAAACCTACACCAATGCCGAGCCGATGACGACCAATAACCGCATGGAACTGACGGCGGCCATCGAAGGCTTGTTGCTCATGCCGCCCGGCAGTCAGGTGCAGCTATTCACGACCTCCGATTATCTCTTTCAGGGCGCGACACGCTGGGTGAAGGGCTGGCAGGCGCAGGGCTGGCTGAAGAAAGACGGGCTGCCGGTAGCCAATGCCGATCTGTGGCGTCCGCTCGTCGATCTGGCGGCCAACTATCGCGTCCACTGGGTGAATGCCAAGGGGTCGCGTCTGGAAGGTCTGGAGCGCGCCGGGCAGGCGTTGGCCGGGAAATCGGACGGCGCGATGTGA
- a CDS encoding M23 family metallopeptidase, with the protein MMRRRALWLGVGLMGLALLAVLWIRSGGDLRARRFLQWGRGDAAERADLITVQRDACPGAPFILPADGFIGLLYADPNGPYSAAQPHQGIDIFSNAEPGVTPVYAAYDGYISREAGWRSALIQRVADDPLHPGRPIWLYYAHMADRDGNSFIEPAFPPGVSELFVPRGTLLGYTGDYNGDALRDIWVHLHFSIVLDDGRGRYTNELEFANTLDPSPYLGLPLNYACAQNTMQCAADVTCP; encoded by the coding sequence ATGATGAGACGCAGGGCGCTGTGGCTGGGAGTGGGGCTGATGGGCTTGGCGCTGCTGGCCGTCCTTTGGATCAGGTCTGGGGGTGATTTGCGCGCCCGCCGCTTCCTGCAATGGGGCCGGGGCGACGCCGCCGAGCGCGCCGACCTGATCACCGTGCAGCGCGACGCCTGCCCCGGCGCGCCCTTCATCCTGCCCGCTGATGGCTTCATCGGCCTGCTCTACGCGGACCCCAACGGGCCATATTCGGCGGCCCAGCCCCATCAGGGCATCGACATCTTCAGCAACGCCGAGCCGGGCGTGACGCCGGTCTATGCCGCCTATGATGGCTACATCAGCCGCGAGGCGGGCTGGCGCAGCGCCCTGATCCAGCGTGTGGCCGATGATCCTCTGCACCCTGGCCGGCCCATATGGCTCTACTACGCCCACATGGCCGACCGCGACGGCAACTCCTTCATTGAACCCGCTTTCCCGCCGGGCGTCAGCGAACTATTCGTGCCGCGCGGCACGCTCCTCGGCTACACGGGCGACTACAACGGCGACGCCCTGCGCGATATTTGGGTTCACCTCCACTTCTCCATTGTCCTGGATGACGGCCGCGGCCGTTATACCAACGAACTGGAGTTCGCCAATACGCTCGATCCCTCCCCCTATCTGGGTCTGCCCCTGAACTACGCCTGTGCCCAGAACACCATGCAGTGTGCCGCCGACGTGACGTGCCCGTAG
- a CDS encoding SRPBCC family protein, with the protein MTNQVSQDITVKGDVSTIYNIWAEFETFPHFMKYVNSIVKTGERTSHWEVSGPLGMKVEWDAETTRLDENQRIGWNTKDRDGTITTSGEVVFAQLPNAQTHVSVTMNYTVPGGKAGEAIATLFSDPGKRLEEDLRNFKVYVENGLLQPAVID; encoded by the coding sequence ATGACCAATCAAGTTAGTCAGGACATCACCGTGAAAGGGGATGTCTCTACCATCTACAACATATGGGCCGAATTTGAAACCTTCCCGCATTTTATGAAGTACGTCAATTCGATCGTGAAGACCGGCGAACGTACCAGTCATTGGGAAGTGAGCGGCCCGTTGGGCATGAAAGTCGAGTGGGACGCCGAGACGACGCGCCTGGATGAAAACCAGCGCATCGGCTGGAACACCAAGGATCGCGACGGCACGATTACCACGAGCGGCGAGGTGGTCTTCGCCCAACTGCCCAACGCGCAGACCCACGTCTCGGTGACGATGAATTACACGGTACCGGGCGGCAAGGCCGGCGAGGCCATTGCCACTCTGTTCAGCGACCCGGGCAAGAGGTTGGAAGAGGATCTGCGCAACTTCAAGGTGTACGTTGAGAATGGGCTGCTGCAACCAGCGGTCATTGACTGA
- a CDS encoding phage holin family protein: MNYQTNTNNSTGYEQPSLGDLFSNLSSQATLLMRQEIQLAQAEMTRKATRAGRNAAFIAAGAVIALGAFLAVVAGLILILAQWMAAWLAALVVGVLLAIVAGLLVQHGMKKLKEIDPAPRRTLETLRENKEWLSQQV; this comes from the coding sequence ATGAATTACCAGACAAATACCAACAATTCTACGGGCTATGAGCAACCCAGCCTGGGCGATTTATTCTCGAATCTCTCGAGCCAGGCCACCCTGCTGATGCGGCAGGAGATACAACTAGCCCAGGCGGAAATGACGCGCAAGGCCACCCGCGCCGGCCGCAACGCCGCCTTTATCGCCGCGGGGGCGGTCATCGCCTTGGGCGCCTTTCTGGCGGTCGTGGCCGGTTTGATCCTCATCCTGGCCCAATGGATGGCGGCCTGGCTGGCGGCCCTGGTTGTCGGCGTCCTGCTGGCTATCGTCGCCGGGCTTCTGGTGCAACATGGTATGAAGAAATTGAAGGAGATCGACCCGGCCCCGCGCCGTACGCTCGAAACCCTGAGGGAGAATAAAGAATGGCTGTCTCAACAAGTATGA
- a CDS encoding DUF3618 domain-containing protein, giving the protein MAPAPVSESDDPDVIQRQIDHTRDQLAVTVNAIAERLSPDNLIEQAKSSAKEATVGKWNDMKYEANRKVEGMSSSFSQTLRDNPLPVAVIGLGLGWLLFSERSKRDEYRVDSQGYRTTGYRYYEDNAYDQPNGGARERVREATHAVEQRAGDVKHRVGEAAQAAGETVSDVKHRAGEAISDTTQRVGDTLSGTASRVGETVSDTAQRVGETAEMVQERAGEVAQRTRTEAERLRMEAEWRSRMAMNRTKQSFWNSLEENPLAIGAVVAIAGAAVGAAVPSTEYENKLMGETRDRLMDEAKTRAQDAVGRVQSVVEDTQRAVVSEAKDAARRHNLTGEDAMEFGATSNGNDF; this is encoded by the coding sequence ATGGCCCCGGCGCCCGTGAGCGAATCCGACGACCCGGACGTCATCCAGCGCCAGATCGACCACACCCGCGACCAACTGGCGGTGACCGTCAATGCCATCGCCGAGCGCCTGTCGCCGGATAACCTGATTGAGCAAGCGAAGTCCTCCGCCAAGGAGGCTACGGTAGGAAAATGGAACGATATGAAATACGAAGCGAATCGAAAGGTGGAAGGTATGTCCAGTAGCTTTAGTCAAACCCTACGTGATAATCCGTTACCGGTGGCCGTTATCGGCCTGGGTCTCGGCTGGCTGCTCTTTTCCGAGCGCAGCAAGCGGGACGAGTATCGAGTTGATAGCCAGGGCTACCGTACCACCGGCTATCGTTACTACGAAGATAATGCCTACGATCAGCCTAACGGCGGCGCCCGCGAGCGCGTCCGCGAAGCGACCCACGCCGTTGAGCAGCGCGCGGGCGACGTCAAGCACCGCGTGGGCGAGGCAGCGCAAGCGGCCGGCGAAACCGTGTCCGATGTGAAGCACCGCGCCGGCGAAGCGATTAGCGATACGACCCAGCGCGTGGGCGATACTCTGAGCGGTACCGCCTCGCGCGTCGGTGAAACGGTCAGCGACACGGCCCAACGGGTGGGCGAGACGGCCGAAATGGTGCAGGAGCGCGCCGGCGAAGTAGCCCAACGCACGCGCACCGAGGCCGAGCGCCTGCGCATGGAAGCGGAGTGGCGCAGCCGGATGGCGATGAATCGCACCAAGCAGTCTTTCTGGAACTCCCTCGAGGAGAACCCGCTGGCTATCGGCGCGGTCGTGGCGATTGCCGGGGCGGCCGTGGGCGCGGCCGTGCCCTCGACCGAGTATGAAAACAAGCTGATGGGCGAAACCCGCGACCGTCTCATGGACGAGGCCAAGACCCGCGCTCAGGACGCCGTCGGGCGAGTCCAATCAGTCGTCGAGGATACCCAGCGCGCCGTGGTCAGCGAGGCCAAGGATGCGGCCCGCCGTCACAACCTGACCGGTGAGGACGCGATGGAATTTGGCGCCACGTCCAACGGCAACGATTTCTAA
- a CDS encoding M48 family metallopeptidase, whose translation MNRRRSFNGGRLLMALVVAGFALFSYFSSRTFNPVIEEDQYVGITPDQEIALGLQAVPEMTAQFGGLHPDARAQEFLDTVCRKLITESDAGQAEWPYECSLLVDDQTVNAFALPGGQVFLTVGLYSRLQSEGQLAGVLAHEIGHAVARHSAQQIARQQLTQGLTGAVVIASYDPSNPNSAATGQMAAVVGQLLTMRYSREHELQADRLGVRFMAQAGYDPRMLIDVMRILAEAGGESPPEFFSTHPNPENRIEEIEAAIQAEFPNGLPEGLIQ comes from the coding sequence ATGAATCGCAGAAGAAGTTTCAACGGTGGTCGCCTGCTCATGGCCCTGGTCGTGGCCGGCTTTGCCTTGTTTTCCTATTTTTCGTCCAGAACGTTCAACCCGGTGATCGAGGAAGATCAATACGTCGGCATCACGCCCGATCAGGAGATCGCCCTCGGGTTGCAGGCCGTGCCCGAAATGACCGCCCAATTCGGCGGCTTGCATCCCGATGCCCGTGCCCAGGAGTTCCTCGACACCGTCTGTCGCAAGCTCATCACCGAAAGCGACGCCGGGCAGGCGGAATGGCCCTATGAGTGCTCGCTGCTCGTTGATGATCAGACGGTCAATGCCTTCGCGCTGCCGGGCGGCCAGGTGTTCCTGACCGTGGGGCTATACAGCCGCCTGCAATCGGAAGGGCAGTTGGCGGGCGTGTTGGCCCATGAGATCGGCCATGCCGTGGCCCGCCATTCGGCGCAACAGATCGCCCGCCAGCAGTTGACGCAGGGCCTGACCGGCGCGGTGGTCATCGCCTCCTATGACCCATCGAATCCCAACAGCGCGGCCACGGGGCAGATGGCCGCCGTCGTGGGGCAATTGCTGACCATGCGCTATAGCCGCGAACATGAGCTACAGGCCGACCGGCTGGGGGTGCGCTTCATGGCTCAGGCCGGCTATGACCCGCGAATGCTCATCGACGTGATGCGCATTCTGGCCGAGGCTGGCGGCGAAAGCCCGCCCGAATTCTTCAGCACCCATCCCAACCCCGAAAATCGCATCGAAGAGATCGAGGCGGCGATTCAAGCGGAGTTCCCCAATGGCCTGCCGGAGGGTCTGATCCAATAA
- a CDS encoding YihY/virulence factor BrkB family protein, with protein MGVLFNLIKQTFKEWGEDKASRLAAALAYYTVFSIPPLLVIAIGIAGLFTDRQGVESQITSQAEALMGSQGSEAIETILESAEEPGKGELGPTLLSLALLLFGASGVFTQLQDAMNTIWNVKADPDRTILESLKGRLFSFTMVLGIGFVLLVSLMLSTLLTTFGTFLGSFISDTEMLLLVVNFIISFLVITGLFALIFKVVPDVKIAWRDVWIGAVLTALLFKIGEYALSFYFERSDPTSAFGVAGSVISLLLWVYYSAQILFLGAEFTQVYSTELGSGITPDKGAVPLTEDERVKQGIPSEETVEQAKEAQGR; from the coding sequence ATGGGCGTACTATTCAACTTGATCAAGCAGACCTTCAAAGAGTGGGGCGAAGATAAGGCCTCGCGGCTGGCGGCGGCGCTGGCTTATTACACCGTGTTTTCCATTCCCCCGCTGCTGGTGATCGCCATCGGCATCGCCGGGCTGTTCACCGATCGTCAGGGCGTTGAGTCCCAGATCACCAGCCAGGCGGAGGCATTGATGGGCAGCCAGGGCTCCGAGGCCATCGAAACGATCCTGGAATCGGCCGAGGAACCGGGTAAGGGGGAGCTGGGGCCGACGCTCCTCAGTCTGGCCCTGCTGCTCTTCGGCGCGTCCGGCGTTTTCACCCAGCTCCAGGATGCCATGAACACGATTTGGAACGTGAAGGCCGACCCCGATCGCACTATTCTAGAATCGCTAAAAGGCCGCCTTTTCTCATTTACCATGGTATTGGGCATCGGCTTCGTGCTATTGGTCTCCCTCATGCTCAGTACGCTCCTGACCACCTTCGGCACTTTCCTCGGCAGTTTCATATCGGATACCGAAATGCTGCTGCTGGTGGTCAACTTCATCATTTCCTTTCTTGTGATCACCGGCCTGTTTGCGCTCATCTTTAAGGTTGTGCCCGACGTTAAAATCGCTTGGCGCGATGTCTGGATCGGCGCTGTCCTGACCGCCTTGCTGTTCAAGATCGGCGAATACGCGCTAAGCTTCTACTTCGAGCGCAGCGACCCGACTTCGGCCTTCGGCGTGGCCGGCTCGGTCATCTCTCTCTTGCTGTGGGTCTATTATTCGGCGCAGATCCTTTTCCTGGGGGCGGAGTTCACCCAGGTCTACTCGACTGAGTTAGGCTCCGGCATCACGCCGGATAAGGGAGCCGTCCCCCTGACAGAAGACGAGCGGGTCAAGCAAGGTATCCCGTCGGAAGAAACAGTCGAACAGGCGAAAGAGGCCCAAGGCCGATAG
- a CDS encoding sensor histidine kinase, producing MTDHRDAVQTRLLESERRFHAVFDQSPQFISLLQPDGTLIDANRTALAYRGVTREQIIGLKYWDTFGARITADMQQTIRAAVEGAATGEFRQYDLEIRIDDNRLAIIDFSITPIRNRAGLIVMLIAQGRDITELRHTINRLRLAEFRLEEAQRIAHMGHWDYDLAGEEASWSSTLFELFGMNQADVTPSLQGLSQLVHPEDENLLREGVRHSLQSGRPYEIDFRVIRPDGVMRNFFAAGGPVRDDSGAIVRLNGIIQDVTGRRTLEQSLAKSVERLSTIDAMGQTVASSFDMADIYRRVLSAGRHLLATDAMIFFLHEAKELCIVAVDQVGAHQLMGRRIPEDEGIAGEALTMTRPVWVSGQECHRRRSSSLAQGSGLEPRSIIAVPVTWQGEVLGVLEAADRQDDAFNLDDVRALQAIANWTAIALGKTRQHQILERRLQESEAIAHVGRALSETLEPQAILDLIVNTAHTIVPRSDWAVIHLLRGRPEQLDPIAVAGTADNLSDYVIGPEEGIAGLVMRDGLPINVDDSQADPRSSAYARKIGLRALLVAPIQAGTRRLGTISLHCMQPAAFNDEDERLMTILGVQAGLALENAYLFDSQRRARGVAEAQRERLRVLADRIVTTQEEERLRISRELHDEAGQSLTSLKISLDLIRKGLPPDQPALRERLTDLATLTGETMDTLRTLAHDLRPPGLDTFGLNVALEGLCNDFSARTSLPVYYSGVELPDLSTSVTLTLYRLAQEALTNIAKHAGAQQVRVDLSQGDGAFQLAIADDGRGFNFDPNKHPGSGIGLVSLQERADLIGGALEITTNPGQGTRITVRVPYEGPEVTAEVTGLAKELA from the coding sequence ATGACCGATCACCGGGATGCCGTGCAGACCCGGCTGCTGGAGAGCGAACGCCGTTTTCACGCGGTCTTTGATCAATCGCCCCAATTCATCTCGCTGCTACAGCCGGATGGAACCCTCATCGACGCCAACCGCACCGCGCTGGCCTATCGCGGCGTCACCCGTGAGCAAATCATTGGCCTGAAATATTGGGACACCTTCGGCGCGCGCATCACCGCCGACATGCAACAGACGATTCGCGCGGCCGTGGAAGGCGCGGCTACCGGCGAATTTCGGCAATATGACCTGGAAATCCGAATCGACGACAACCGCCTAGCCATCATCGATTTCTCGATTACGCCCATACGCAACCGGGCGGGCCTGATCGTGATGCTGATCGCCCAGGGGCGCGACATCACCGAATTGAGGCACACGATTAATCGCCTCCGCCTGGCGGAGTTCCGCCTCGAGGAAGCTCAGCGCATCGCCCACATGGGCCATTGGGATTATGACCTGGCCGGCGAAGAGGCGTCCTGGTCGTCCACGCTGTTTGAGTTGTTCGGCATGAATCAAGCCGATGTGACGCCCAGCCTCCAGGGGCTTAGTCAACTGGTGCATCCCGAAGACGAGAACCTGCTGCGCGAGGGAGTGCGCCATTCGCTCCAATCCGGCCGCCCTTACGAGATAGATTTTCGCGTCATCCGGCCCGATGGCGTGATGCGCAATTTCTTTGCCGCCGGGGGGCCGGTGCGGGATGATAGCGGCGCGATTGTGCGCTTGAACGGCATTATCCAGGATGTCACCGGCCGGCGAACGCTGGAGCAATCCCTGGCCAAGTCCGTCGAGCGATTGTCCACGATTGATGCCATGGGCCAGACCGTGGCCTCGTCCTTCGACATGGCCGACATCTATCGCCGGGTGCTGTCGGCCGGGCGGCACCTGCTGGCAACGGATGCGATGATCTTCTTCCTTCACGAAGCCAAAGAGTTGTGCATCGTCGCCGTCGATCAGGTCGGCGCGCATCAGCTAATGGGTCGCCGCATTCCTGAAGACGAAGGGATCGCCGGGGAAGCACTGACGATGACCCGCCCGGTCTGGGTCAGCGGGCAGGAGTGCCATCGCCGGCGCTCGTCCAGCCTGGCGCAAGGCTCCGGGCTGGAACCACGGTCGATTATCGCCGTGCCGGTGACGTGGCAGGGCGAAGTGTTGGGCGTGCTGGAAGCGGCTGACAGGCAGGACGACGCCTTCAATCTCGATGACGTGCGCGCCCTCCAGGCCATCGCCAACTGGACGGCCATCGCCCTGGGCAAGACGCGCCAGCATCAAATCCTGGAGCGTCGCCTGCAGGAAAGCGAAGCCATCGCCCACGTCGGCCGCGCCCTGAGCGAGACGCTGGAACCCCAAGCCATCCTGGACTTGATCGTCAATACGGCCCATACCATCGTCCCGCGTTCCGATTGGGCGGTGATTCACCTGTTGCGTGGCCGTCCGGAACAGCTCGACCCGATCGCGGTCGCCGGAACGGCTGACAACCTGAGTGACTACGTCATCGGCCCGGAGGAGGGCATTGCCGGTTTGGTCATGCGCGACGGCTTGCCCATCAACGTTGACGACTCCCAGGCCGATCCCCGATCGTCGGCCTACGCGCGAAAAATAGGCCTCCGGGCGCTACTGGTGGCCCCCATCCAGGCCGGCACGCGCCGTCTGGGGACTATCAGCCTGCACTGTATGCAGCCGGCGGCCTTCAACGACGAGGATGAGCGACTGATGACCATTCTGGGGGTACAGGCCGGGCTGGCCCTCGAAAACGCCTATCTCTTCGATTCCCAGCGCCGGGCGCGGGGCGTGGCCGAAGCCCAGCGTGAACGGTTGCGGGTTCTGGCCGACCGCATCGTGACGACCCAGGAAGAGGAGCGGCTACGCATCTCGCGCGAATTGCACGACGAAGCCGGGCAGTCGCTGACGTCGCTCAAGATCAGCCTCGACCTGATCCGCAAGGGATTGCCACCCGACCAGCCGGCCCTGCGTGAGCGTCTGACCGATCTGGCAACGCTGACCGGCGAGACGATGGATACGTTACGTACGTTGGCCCATGATCTACGGCCGCCCGGCCTCGATACGTTTGGCCTCAATGTGGCCCTCGAAGGGCTGTGCAACGATTTCTCGGCCCGCACGTCGCTGCCGGTTTACTATTCCGGGGTGGAATTGCCGGACTTGTCCACATCCGTGACCCTGACTCTTTACCGGCTGGCTCAGGAGGCGCTGACCAATATCGCCAAACACGCCGGCGCGCAACAAGTCCGGGTCGATCTATCGCAAGGCGATGGCGCGTTCCAACTAGCCATCGCCGACGATGGCCGCGGTTTCAATTTCGACCCCAATAAACATCCCGGCAGTGGCATCGGCCTGGTTAGCTTGCAGGAACGCGCCGACCTGATCGGCGGCGCGTTGGAGATCACCACCAATCCCGGCCAGGGTACGCGTATTACGGTGCGCGTCCCCTATGAAGGGCCGGAGGTGACGGCGGAAGTCACCGGCTTAGCCAAGGAATTAGCATGA
- a CDS encoding response regulator: MIRVVIADDHHLVRQGLRALLESNPEVKVIGEAATGFEAVEQAEKLTPDVIVMDLSMPRLDGVQAAARILELNAPIQIVIVSMHADTAVIHNLVRRGVKGYLLKDALADELMLAIRSAAAGKLYLSPTISESVMNMLVNPQRNEDGAATNPLTEREQEVLQLVAEGHTSSAIAQILSISVKTVEKHRANIMTKLDAADLATLIRVAIKRGYIFLDT, from the coding sequence ATGATCCGTGTTGTCATCGCCGACGATCACCATCTCGTGCGCCAGGGTCTGCGGGCGCTGTTGGAGAGCAATCCCGAAGTCAAGGTCATCGGCGAAGCGGCCACCGGCTTTGAGGCGGTGGAACAGGCCGAGAAGCTGACGCCCGACGTCATCGTGATGGATCTCTCGATGCCGCGTCTTGATGGGGTGCAGGCCGCGGCGCGCATCCTGGAGCTAAATGCCCCTATTCAGATCGTCATTGTCTCGATGCACGCCGACACGGCCGTTATCCATAATCTGGTCCGGCGCGGCGTCAAGGGCTATCTGTTGAAGGACGCCCTGGCCGATGAATTGATGCTGGCGATCCGTTCGGCCGCGGCCGGCAAACTGTATCTCAGCCCGACCATCTCCGAATCGGTGATGAATATGTTGGTCAACCCCCAGCGCAACGAGGATGGCGCGGCCACCAATCCTCTGACGGAGCGCGAGCAAGAGGTTCTCCAACTGGTGGCCGAGGGGCATACCAGCTCGGCCATTGCCCAAATACTCAGCATCAGCGTCAAGACGGTCGAAAAGCATCGCGCCAATATTATGACGAAGCTGGATGCGGCCGACCTGGCGACGTTGATCCGGGTCGCCATCAAGCGTGGCTATATCTTTCTTGACACCTGA
- a CDS encoding response regulator, producing MIRVLIADDHALVRESVRAILANEGDIEIVATAGNGQEAIDLTASHHPDVVVMDISMPKMDGIHATEIIHSKQESTGIVILSMHVNAALIQQALRMGARGYVLKRQVTDELPKAIRAAYLGDVFLSSAIPASYLPR from the coding sequence ATGATTCGCGTCTTGATCGCCGATGACCACGCGCTGGTGCGCGAGAGTGTTCGGGCGATCCTGGCTAACGAGGGGGATATCGAGATCGTCGCCACGGCCGGCAATGGTCAGGAAGCGATAGACCTCACCGCCTCCCATCATCCTGATGTCGTGGTCATGGATATCTCCATGCCCAAGATGGATGGTATTCATGCCACGGAGATCATCCACAGCAAGCAGGAATCGACCGGCATCGTCATCTTGTCGATGCACGTCAATGCCGCCCTCATCCAGCAGGCGCTGCGCATGGGCGCGCGCGGCTATGTCTTGAAGCGCCAGGTGACCGACGAGTTGCCCAAGGCGATTCGCGCCGCCTATCTGGGGGATGTCTTCCTTAGCTCGGCTATCCCCGCCTCCTATTTGCCGCGTTAG
- a CDS encoding LuxR C-terminal-related transcriptional regulator, giving the protein MMIRVLIADDSGLICDAMRTVLDQEKGIYVVGCARTLEETEFLQPHADLLLVGPALEGDSTVEFVRRIHGKQPEKKIIVVGVRNQPELITQYIEAGAIGYVSRQESMSRLVEKIHAVHAGQALVSPDVALHIMRRLTQLAQQPFIGGWGMDTSAGLHELTSREREVLSLIGAGYSNREIADHLVIGWGTVKNHVHNILKKLETTSRHEAAAIYRVHARQSPPLALAS; this is encoded by the coding sequence ATGATGATACGCGTACTGATAGCTGATGATTCGGGTCTTATCTGCGATGCCATGCGCACCGTGCTTGATCAGGAAAAGGGAATTTACGTGGTCGGTTGCGCGCGTACCCTGGAAGAGACGGAATTCCTCCAACCCCATGCCGATCTGCTCCTGGTCGGCCCGGCCCTCGAGGGCGACAGCACCGTCGAGTTTGTGCGGCGCATTCACGGCAAGCAGCCGGAAAAGAAGATCATCGTGGTCGGCGTTCGCAACCAGCCGGAGCTAATCACCCAATACATCGAAGCGGGCGCCATCGGTTACGTATCGCGTCAGGAATCGATGTCCCGCCTGGTAGAAAAGATTCACGCCGTCCACGCCGGGCAGGCGCTGGTGTCGCCGGACGTCGCCTTGCACATCATGCGGCGCTTGACCCAGTTGGCCCAACAACCCTTTATCGGCGGTTGGGGTATGGATACATCGGCCGGCCTGCACGAACTGACCTCGCGTGAGCGCGAAGTGCTCAGTCTGATTGGCGCCGGCTACTCCAATCGTGAAATCGCCGACCATCTGGTGATCGGCTGGGGCACGGTGAAGAACCACGTCCACAATATCCTCAAGAAGCTGGAGACCACCAGCCGGCACGAGGCGGCGGCCATCTACCGCGTTCACGCCCGGCAGAGCCCGCCCCTGGCACTGGCCTCCTAG